From the Corythoichthys intestinalis isolate RoL2023-P3 chromosome 13, ASM3026506v1, whole genome shotgun sequence genome, one window contains:
- the fbxo7 gene encoding F-box only protein 7 isoform X5: MEEEYSAAGGRQANVTFGKASSIRMKLRVRVCKQTSKVDALGPESTVGELMEHIRHVLLPGHGLGPDVTFALSLDGAELLADTGQKLSSCGVVPGDLVRVLLPAADGGPDAGSRAVPADRARPGDDRTGARTAPVMTPSQPRGGAPAEPETLGREPTLCGEAGEGQAPRSLELLYRAADPTCPADAVVVAAHLLMLETGFAPQSHEAEPAEMPPGWRSSGGAYRLQYTHALCERATVTVVAVPMSPVLVIQAILQLADSASMAAKVCVDPAGYVTEAWPGTSAAAAYTGLSRLSRVFKDQLVYPLIAATREALRLPAAFGLSALPPELLLLVLRLLDVVSVVRLSAVCRHLNAAAADAALWRHLVRRDFSDHKWQGETNWKELYKSFYKFRHKRGCAERPCSLPPFIHRPVFGPAPYPPVPGILGGGYDRRPPALPAPRYDPVGPLTHGERRRRSDPRPPAGGGARPGDVRRGFI; this comes from the exons ATGGAGGAAGAGTATTCGGCAGCCGGCGGCAGGCAGGCAAACGTAACGTTTGGCAAAGCGTCGTCAATAAG GATGAAGCTGCGAGTTCGCGTCTGCAAGCAGACCAGCAAAGTGGACGCGCTCGGTCCCGAGTCCACTGTCGGGGAACTCATGGAGCACATACGTCACGTCCTGCTGCCCGGACACGGACTGGG GCCGGACGTGACCTTCGCCCTCTCTCTCGACGGCGCCGAGCTCCTCGCCGACACGGGTCAGAAGTTGTCGTCGTGCGGCGTCGTCCCGGGAGATCTCGTCCGCGTCCTCCTCCCCGCCGCCGACGGAGGGCCCGACGCCGGAAGCCGCGCCGTGCCCGCCGACCGCGcgcgccccggggacgaccggaCCGGCGCCCGAACCGCCCCCGTCATGACCCCCAGCCAG CCCCGCGGCGGCGCCCCCGCGGAGCCAGAGACGCTCGGCCGGGAGCCGACGCTGTGCGGCGAGGCCGGCGAAGGTCAGGCGCCGCGCTCGCTGGAGCTGCTGTACCGCGCCGCCGACCCGACCTGCCCCGCCGACGCCGTCGTGGTGGCCGCCCACCTCCTCATGCTGGAGACGGGATTCGCGCCGCAG AGCCACGAGGCCGAGCCGGCCGAGATGCCGCCCGGGTGGCGCTCGTCCGGCGGCGCTTACAGACTTCAGTACACGCACGCGCTGTGCGAAAGGGCCACGGTCACAGTGGTGGCGGTGCCCATGAGCCCCGTGCTGGTCATCCAAG CCATCCTGCAGCTGGCCGACAGCGCCAGCATGGCGGCCAAAGTTTGCGTGGACCCCGCCGGCTACGTGACGGAGGCGTGGCCAG GAACCAGCGCGGCGGCCGCCTACACCGGTCTGAGTCGGCTGTCGCGAGTCTTCAAGGACCAGCTGGTCTACCCGCTGATTGCCGCCACGAGGGAAG CGTTGCGTCTCCCGGCGGCGTTCGGCCTGTCGGCGTTGCCTCCGGAGTTGCTCCTCCTCGTGTTGCGGCTGCTGGACGTGGTGTCGGTGGTGCGCCTGTCGGCCGTGTGCCGACACCTGAACGCCGCCGCCGCCGACGCCGCGCTCTGGAGACATCTGGTGCGACGCGACTTCAGCG atcACAAATGGCAGGGAGAGACCAACTGGAAAGAG CTGTACAaaagtttctacaagttccggcACAAGCGAGGCTGCGCGGAGCGGCCGTGCTCCCTCCCCCCTTTCATCCATCGCCCCGTCTTCGGCCCCGCTCCCTACCCGCCCGTCCCCGGCATCCTCGGCGGAGGCTACGACCGACGACCGCCGGCTTTACCCGCGCCCCGCTACGACCCCGTGGGCCCGCTGACGCACGGCGAGCGGCGGCGGCGCAGCGACCCCCGACCCCCAGCCGGGGGGGGCGCTCGGCCGGGGGACGTCCGTAGAGGCTTCATCTGA
- the fbxo7 gene encoding F-box only protein 7 isoform X2, whose amino-acid sequence MEEEYSAAGGRQANVTFGKASSIRMKLRVRVCKQTSKVDALGPESTVGELMEHIRHVLLPGHGLGPDVTFALSLDGAELLADTGQKLSSCGVVPGDLVRVLLPAADGGPDAGSRAVPADRARPGDDRTGARTAPVMTPSQPRGGAPAEPETLGREPTLCGEAGEGQAPRSLELLYRAADPTCPADAVVVAAHLLMLETGFAPQSHEAEPAEMPPGWRSSGGAYRLQYTHALCERATVTVVAVPMSPVLVIQAILQLADSASMAAKVCVDPAGYVTEAWPGTSAAAAYTGLSRLSRVFKDQLVYPLIAATREGKARPPPFGRYGFPIHADPKTTGANWTPPREGAVIRSRRDNFLLRSGRNFCKKSSAGGGGFDAWRPCFCRPALRLPAAFGLSALPPELLLLVLRLLDVVSVVRLSAVCRHLNAAAADAALWRHLVRRDFSDHKWQGETNWKELYKSFYKFRHKRGCAERPCSLPPFIHRPVFGPAPYPPVPGILGGGYDRRPPALPAPRYDPVGPLTHGERRRRSDPRPPAGGGARPGDVRRGFI is encoded by the exons ATGGAGGAAGAGTATTCGGCAGCCGGCGGCAGGCAGGCAAACGTAACGTTTGGCAAAGCGTCGTCAATAAG GATGAAGCTGCGAGTTCGCGTCTGCAAGCAGACCAGCAAAGTGGACGCGCTCGGTCCCGAGTCCACTGTCGGGGAACTCATGGAGCACATACGTCACGTCCTGCTGCCCGGACACGGACTGGG GCCGGACGTGACCTTCGCCCTCTCTCTCGACGGCGCCGAGCTCCTCGCCGACACGGGTCAGAAGTTGTCGTCGTGCGGCGTCGTCCCGGGAGATCTCGTCCGCGTCCTCCTCCCCGCCGCCGACGGAGGGCCCGACGCCGGAAGCCGCGCCGTGCCCGCCGACCGCGcgcgccccggggacgaccggaCCGGCGCCCGAACCGCCCCCGTCATGACCCCCAGCCAG CCCCGCGGCGGCGCCCCCGCGGAGCCAGAGACGCTCGGCCGGGAGCCGACGCTGTGCGGCGAGGCCGGCGAAGGTCAGGCGCCGCGCTCGCTGGAGCTGCTGTACCGCGCCGCCGACCCGACCTGCCCCGCCGACGCCGTCGTGGTGGCCGCCCACCTCCTCATGCTGGAGACGGGATTCGCGCCGCAG AGCCACGAGGCCGAGCCGGCCGAGATGCCGCCCGGGTGGCGCTCGTCCGGCGGCGCTTACAGACTTCAGTACACGCACGCGCTGTGCGAAAGGGCCACGGTCACAGTGGTGGCGGTGCCCATGAGCCCCGTGCTGGTCATCCAAG CCATCCTGCAGCTGGCCGACAGCGCCAGCATGGCGGCCAAAGTTTGCGTGGACCCCGCCGGCTACGTGACGGAGGCGTGGCCAG GAACCAGCGCGGCGGCCGCCTACACCGGTCTGAGTCGGCTGTCGCGAGTCTTCAAGGACCAGCTGGTCTACCCGCTGATTGCCGCCACGAGGGAAGGTAAGGCACGCCCGCCGCCCTTCGGACGATACGGCTTTCCTATTCACGCCGATCCAAAAACGACCGGCGCAAATTGGACTCCACCGCGAGAGGGCGCCGTTATCCGTAGCCGCCGAGACAACTTTCTCTTGCGGAGCGGCCGCAATTTTTGCAAAAAGTCGTCGGCCGGCGGCGGCGGCTTTGACGCGTGGCGCCCGTGTTTTTGTCGTCCAGCGTTGCGTCTCCCGGCGGCGTTCGGCCTGTCGGCGTTGCCTCCGGAGTTGCTCCTCCTCGTGTTGCGGCTGCTGGACGTGGTGTCGGTGGTGCGCCTGTCGGCCGTGTGCCGACACCTGAACGCCGCCGCCGCCGACGCCGCGCTCTGGAGACATCTGGTGCGACGCGACTTCAGCG atcACAAATGGCAGGGAGAGACCAACTGGAAAGAG CTGTACAaaagtttctacaagttccggcACAAGCGAGGCTGCGCGGAGCGGCCGTGCTCCCTCCCCCCTTTCATCCATCGCCCCGTCTTCGGCCCCGCTCCCTACCCGCCCGTCCCCGGCATCCTCGGCGGAGGCTACGACCGACGACCGCCGGCTTTACCCGCGCCCCGCTACGACCCCGTGGGCCCGCTGACGCACGGCGAGCGGCGGCGGCGCAGCGACCCCCGACCCCCAGCCGGGGGGGGCGCTCGGCCGGGGGACGTCCGTAGAGGCTTCATCTGA
- the fbxo7 gene encoding F-box only protein 7 isoform X4 — MEEEYSAAGGRQANVTFGKASSIRMKLRVRVCKQTSKVDALGPESTVGELMEHIRHVLLPGHGLGPDVTFALSLDGAELLADTGQKLSSCGVVPGDLVRVLLPAADGGPDAGSRAVPADRARPGDDRTGARTAPVMTPSQPRGGAPAEPETLGREPTLCGEAGEGQAPRSLELLYRAADPTCPADAVVVAAHLLMLETGFAPQSHEAEPAEMPPGWRSSGGAYRLQYTHALCERATVTVVAVPMSPVLVIQAILQLADSASMAAKVCVDPAGYVTEAWPGQSRRSGRRSPRRYLASFPGTSAAAAYTGLSRLSRVFKDQLVYPLIAATREALRLPAAFGLSALPPELLLLVLRLLDVVSVVRLSAVCRHLNAAAADAALWRHLVRRDFSDHKWQGETNWKELYKSFYKFRHKRGCAERPCSLPPFIHRPVFGPAPYPPVPGILGGGYDRRPPALPAPRYDPVGPLTHGERRRRSDPRPPAGGGARPGDVRRGFI; from the exons ATGGAGGAAGAGTATTCGGCAGCCGGCGGCAGGCAGGCAAACGTAACGTTTGGCAAAGCGTCGTCAATAAG GATGAAGCTGCGAGTTCGCGTCTGCAAGCAGACCAGCAAAGTGGACGCGCTCGGTCCCGAGTCCACTGTCGGGGAACTCATGGAGCACATACGTCACGTCCTGCTGCCCGGACACGGACTGGG GCCGGACGTGACCTTCGCCCTCTCTCTCGACGGCGCCGAGCTCCTCGCCGACACGGGTCAGAAGTTGTCGTCGTGCGGCGTCGTCCCGGGAGATCTCGTCCGCGTCCTCCTCCCCGCCGCCGACGGAGGGCCCGACGCCGGAAGCCGCGCCGTGCCCGCCGACCGCGcgcgccccggggacgaccggaCCGGCGCCCGAACCGCCCCCGTCATGACCCCCAGCCAG CCCCGCGGCGGCGCCCCCGCGGAGCCAGAGACGCTCGGCCGGGAGCCGACGCTGTGCGGCGAGGCCGGCGAAGGTCAGGCGCCGCGCTCGCTGGAGCTGCTGTACCGCGCCGCCGACCCGACCTGCCCCGCCGACGCCGTCGTGGTGGCCGCCCACCTCCTCATGCTGGAGACGGGATTCGCGCCGCAG AGCCACGAGGCCGAGCCGGCCGAGATGCCGCCCGGGTGGCGCTCGTCCGGCGGCGCTTACAGACTTCAGTACACGCACGCGCTGTGCGAAAGGGCCACGGTCACAGTGGTGGCGGTGCCCATGAGCCCCGTGCTGGTCATCCAAG CCATCCTGCAGCTGGCCGACAGCGCCAGCATGGCGGCCAAAGTTTGCGTGGACCCCGCCGGCTACGTGACGGAGGCGTGGCCAGGTCAGTCCCGCCGATCCGGCCGGCGTTCTCCTCGCCGATACCTCGCGTCTTTTCCAGGAACCAGCGCGGCGGCCGCCTACACCGGTCTGAGTCGGCTGTCGCGAGTCTTCAAGGACCAGCTGGTCTACCCGCTGATTGCCGCCACGAGGGAAG CGTTGCGTCTCCCGGCGGCGTTCGGCCTGTCGGCGTTGCCTCCGGAGTTGCTCCTCCTCGTGTTGCGGCTGCTGGACGTGGTGTCGGTGGTGCGCCTGTCGGCCGTGTGCCGACACCTGAACGCCGCCGCCGCCGACGCCGCGCTCTGGAGACATCTGGTGCGACGCGACTTCAGCG atcACAAATGGCAGGGAGAGACCAACTGGAAAGAG CTGTACAaaagtttctacaagttccggcACAAGCGAGGCTGCGCGGAGCGGCCGTGCTCCCTCCCCCCTTTCATCCATCGCCCCGTCTTCGGCCCCGCTCCCTACCCGCCCGTCCCCGGCATCCTCGGCGGAGGCTACGACCGACGACCGCCGGCTTTACCCGCGCCCCGCTACGACCCCGTGGGCCCGCTGACGCACGGCGAGCGGCGGCGGCGCAGCGACCCCCGACCCCCAGCCGGGGGGGGCGCTCGGCCGGGGGACGTCCGTAGAGGCTTCATCTGA
- the fbxo7 gene encoding F-box only protein 7 isoform X1 produces MEEEYSAAGGRQANVTFGKASSIRMKLRVRVCKQTSKVDALGPESTVGELMEHIRHVLLPGHGLGPDVTFALSLDGAELLADTGQKLSSCGVVPGDLVRVLLPAADGGPDAGSRAVPADRARPGDDRTGARTAPVMTPSQPRGGAPAEPETLGREPTLCGEAGEGQAPRSLELLYRAADPTCPADAVVVAAHLLMLETGFAPQSHEAEPAEMPPGWRSSGGAYRLQYTHALCERATVTVVAVPMSPVLVIQAILQLADSASMAAKVCVDPAGYVTEAWPGQSRRSGRRSPRRYLASFPGTSAAAAYTGLSRLSRVFKDQLVYPLIAATREGKARPPPFGRYGFPIHADPKTTGANWTPPREGAVIRSRRDNFLLRSGRNFCKKSSAGGGGFDAWRPCFCRPALRLPAAFGLSALPPELLLLVLRLLDVVSVVRLSAVCRHLNAAAADAALWRHLVRRDFSDHKWQGETNWKELYKSFYKFRHKRGCAERPCSLPPFIHRPVFGPAPYPPVPGILGGGYDRRPPALPAPRYDPVGPLTHGERRRRSDPRPPAGGGARPGDVRRGFI; encoded by the exons ATGGAGGAAGAGTATTCGGCAGCCGGCGGCAGGCAGGCAAACGTAACGTTTGGCAAAGCGTCGTCAATAAG GATGAAGCTGCGAGTTCGCGTCTGCAAGCAGACCAGCAAAGTGGACGCGCTCGGTCCCGAGTCCACTGTCGGGGAACTCATGGAGCACATACGTCACGTCCTGCTGCCCGGACACGGACTGGG GCCGGACGTGACCTTCGCCCTCTCTCTCGACGGCGCCGAGCTCCTCGCCGACACGGGTCAGAAGTTGTCGTCGTGCGGCGTCGTCCCGGGAGATCTCGTCCGCGTCCTCCTCCCCGCCGCCGACGGAGGGCCCGACGCCGGAAGCCGCGCCGTGCCCGCCGACCGCGcgcgccccggggacgaccggaCCGGCGCCCGAACCGCCCCCGTCATGACCCCCAGCCAG CCCCGCGGCGGCGCCCCCGCGGAGCCAGAGACGCTCGGCCGGGAGCCGACGCTGTGCGGCGAGGCCGGCGAAGGTCAGGCGCCGCGCTCGCTGGAGCTGCTGTACCGCGCCGCCGACCCGACCTGCCCCGCCGACGCCGTCGTGGTGGCCGCCCACCTCCTCATGCTGGAGACGGGATTCGCGCCGCAG AGCCACGAGGCCGAGCCGGCCGAGATGCCGCCCGGGTGGCGCTCGTCCGGCGGCGCTTACAGACTTCAGTACACGCACGCGCTGTGCGAAAGGGCCACGGTCACAGTGGTGGCGGTGCCCATGAGCCCCGTGCTGGTCATCCAAG CCATCCTGCAGCTGGCCGACAGCGCCAGCATGGCGGCCAAAGTTTGCGTGGACCCCGCCGGCTACGTGACGGAGGCGTGGCCAGGTCAGTCCCGCCGATCCGGCCGGCGTTCTCCTCGCCGATACCTCGCGTCTTTTCCAGGAACCAGCGCGGCGGCCGCCTACACCGGTCTGAGTCGGCTGTCGCGAGTCTTCAAGGACCAGCTGGTCTACCCGCTGATTGCCGCCACGAGGGAAGGTAAGGCACGCCCGCCGCCCTTCGGACGATACGGCTTTCCTATTCACGCCGATCCAAAAACGACCGGCGCAAATTGGACTCCACCGCGAGAGGGCGCCGTTATCCGTAGCCGCCGAGACAACTTTCTCTTGCGGAGCGGCCGCAATTTTTGCAAAAAGTCGTCGGCCGGCGGCGGCGGCTTTGACGCGTGGCGCCCGTGTTTTTGTCGTCCAGCGTTGCGTCTCCCGGCGGCGTTCGGCCTGTCGGCGTTGCCTCCGGAGTTGCTCCTCCTCGTGTTGCGGCTGCTGGACGTGGTGTCGGTGGTGCGCCTGTCGGCCGTGTGCCGACACCTGAACGCCGCCGCCGCCGACGCCGCGCTCTGGAGACATCTGGTGCGACGCGACTTCAGCG atcACAAATGGCAGGGAGAGACCAACTGGAAAGAG CTGTACAaaagtttctacaagttccggcACAAGCGAGGCTGCGCGGAGCGGCCGTGCTCCCTCCCCCCTTTCATCCATCGCCCCGTCTTCGGCCCCGCTCCCTACCCGCCCGTCCCCGGCATCCTCGGCGGAGGCTACGACCGACGACCGCCGGCTTTACCCGCGCCCCGCTACGACCCCGTGGGCCCGCTGACGCACGGCGAGCGGCGGCGGCGCAGCGACCCCCGACCCCCAGCCGGGGGGGGCGCTCGGCCGGGGGACGTCCGTAGAGGCTTCATCTGA
- the fbxo7 gene encoding F-box only protein 7 isoform X3: MKLRVRVCKQTSKVDALGPESTVGELMEHIRHVLLPGHGLGPDVTFALSLDGAELLADTGQKLSSCGVVPGDLVRVLLPAADGGPDAGSRAVPADRARPGDDRTGARTAPVMTPSQPRGGAPAEPETLGREPTLCGEAGEGQAPRSLELLYRAADPTCPADAVVVAAHLLMLETGFAPQSHEAEPAEMPPGWRSSGGAYRLQYTHALCERATVTVVAVPMSPVLVIQAILQLADSASMAAKVCVDPAGYVTEAWPGQSRRSGRRSPRRYLASFPGTSAAAAYTGLSRLSRVFKDQLVYPLIAATREGKARPPPFGRYGFPIHADPKTTGANWTPPREGAVIRSRRDNFLLRSGRNFCKKSSAGGGGFDAWRPCFCRPALRLPAAFGLSALPPELLLLVLRLLDVVSVVRLSAVCRHLNAAAADAALWRHLVRRDFSDHKWQGETNWKELYKSFYKFRHKRGCAERPCSLPPFIHRPVFGPAPYPPVPGILGGGYDRRPPALPAPRYDPVGPLTHGERRRRSDPRPPAGGGARPGDVRRGFI; the protein is encoded by the exons ATGAAGCTGCGAGTTCGCGTCTGCAAGCAGACCAGCAAAGTGGACGCGCTCGGTCCCGAGTCCACTGTCGGGGAACTCATGGAGCACATACGTCACGTCCTGCTGCCCGGACACGGACTGGG GCCGGACGTGACCTTCGCCCTCTCTCTCGACGGCGCCGAGCTCCTCGCCGACACGGGTCAGAAGTTGTCGTCGTGCGGCGTCGTCCCGGGAGATCTCGTCCGCGTCCTCCTCCCCGCCGCCGACGGAGGGCCCGACGCCGGAAGCCGCGCCGTGCCCGCCGACCGCGcgcgccccggggacgaccggaCCGGCGCCCGAACCGCCCCCGTCATGACCCCCAGCCAG CCCCGCGGCGGCGCCCCCGCGGAGCCAGAGACGCTCGGCCGGGAGCCGACGCTGTGCGGCGAGGCCGGCGAAGGTCAGGCGCCGCGCTCGCTGGAGCTGCTGTACCGCGCCGCCGACCCGACCTGCCCCGCCGACGCCGTCGTGGTGGCCGCCCACCTCCTCATGCTGGAGACGGGATTCGCGCCGCAG AGCCACGAGGCCGAGCCGGCCGAGATGCCGCCCGGGTGGCGCTCGTCCGGCGGCGCTTACAGACTTCAGTACACGCACGCGCTGTGCGAAAGGGCCACGGTCACAGTGGTGGCGGTGCCCATGAGCCCCGTGCTGGTCATCCAAG CCATCCTGCAGCTGGCCGACAGCGCCAGCATGGCGGCCAAAGTTTGCGTGGACCCCGCCGGCTACGTGACGGAGGCGTGGCCAGGTCAGTCCCGCCGATCCGGCCGGCGTTCTCCTCGCCGATACCTCGCGTCTTTTCCAGGAACCAGCGCGGCGGCCGCCTACACCGGTCTGAGTCGGCTGTCGCGAGTCTTCAAGGACCAGCTGGTCTACCCGCTGATTGCCGCCACGAGGGAAGGTAAGGCACGCCCGCCGCCCTTCGGACGATACGGCTTTCCTATTCACGCCGATCCAAAAACGACCGGCGCAAATTGGACTCCACCGCGAGAGGGCGCCGTTATCCGTAGCCGCCGAGACAACTTTCTCTTGCGGAGCGGCCGCAATTTTTGCAAAAAGTCGTCGGCCGGCGGCGGCGGCTTTGACGCGTGGCGCCCGTGTTTTTGTCGTCCAGCGTTGCGTCTCCCGGCGGCGTTCGGCCTGTCGGCGTTGCCTCCGGAGTTGCTCCTCCTCGTGTTGCGGCTGCTGGACGTGGTGTCGGTGGTGCGCCTGTCGGCCGTGTGCCGACACCTGAACGCCGCCGCCGCCGACGCCGCGCTCTGGAGACATCTGGTGCGACGCGACTTCAGCG atcACAAATGGCAGGGAGAGACCAACTGGAAAGAG CTGTACAaaagtttctacaagttccggcACAAGCGAGGCTGCGCGGAGCGGCCGTGCTCCCTCCCCCCTTTCATCCATCGCCCCGTCTTCGGCCCCGCTCCCTACCCGCCCGTCCCCGGCATCCTCGGCGGAGGCTACGACCGACGACCGCCGGCTTTACCCGCGCCCCGCTACGACCCCGTGGGCCCGCTGACGCACGGCGAGCGGCGGCGGCGCAGCGACCCCCGACCCCCAGCCGGGGGGGGCGCTCGGCCGGGGGACGTCCGTAGAGGCTTCATCTGA
- the rtcb gene encoding RNA-splicing ligase RtcB homolog: MRRSAPGTECTRCSAELSSDPFYWNRHQTTIMSRNYNDELQYLDKIDTNCWRIKKGFVPNMKVEGIFYVNDPLEKLMFEELRNACRGGVGGFLPAMKQIGNVAALPGIVHRSIGLPDVHSGYGFAIGNMAAFDIDDPEAVVSPGGVGFDINCGVRLLRTNLDERDVEPVKEQLAQALFDHIPVGVGSKGVIPMGAKDLEEALEMGVDWSLREGYAWAEDKEHCEEYGRMLQADPDKVSSKAKKRGLPQLGTLGAGNHYAEIQVVDEIYDDYAAKKMGVDHKGQVCVMIHSGSRGLGHQVATDALVAMEKAMKRDKIVVNDRQLACARITSQEGQDYLKGMAAAGNYAWVNRSSMTFLSRQAFSKVFASTPDDLDMHVIYDVSHNIAKVEEHMVDGRQRTLLVHRKGSTRAFPPHHPLIPVDYQLTGQPVLIGGTMGTCSYVLTGTERGMTRTFGTTCHGAGRALSRAKSRRNLDFRDVLDQLADKGIAIRVASPKLVMEEAPESYKNVTDVVDTCHDAGISSKAIKLRPIAVIKG; encoded by the exons ATGCGGAGAAGCGCACCGGGCACTGAATGCACCCGGTGTTCGGCAGAGCTTTCGAGTGATCCGTTTTACTGGAATCGGCACCAAACTACAATCATGAGTAGGAATTACAACGACGAGTTGCAGTATCTGGACAAGATCGACACAAACTGCTGGAGAATTAAAAAGGGTTTTGTTCCCAACATGAAG GTGGAAGGAATCTTCTACGTCAACGACCCTCTGGAGAAGCTGATGTTTGAGGAACTGCGGAACGCATGTCGAGGAG GTGTGGGCGGCTTCCTTCCGGCCATGAAACAGATCGGGAACGTGGCGGCGCTGCCCGGTATCGTTCAC AGATCCATCGGCCTCCCGGACGTCCACTCGGGTTACGGATTCGCCATCGGGAACATGGCGGCCTTCGACATCGACGACCCGGAGGCGGTGGTCTcgccag GCGGCGTGGGCTTCGACATCAACTGCGGCGTCCGCCTGCTGAGGACCAACCTGGACGAGCGGGACGTGGAGCCCGTCAAGGAGCAGCTGGCGCAGGCGCTCTTTGACCACATCCCCGTGGGCGTGGGCTCCAAGGGCGTCATCCCCATGGGGGCCAA GGACCTCGAGGAGGCTCTGGAGATGGGCGTGGACTGGTCGCTGCGGGAGGGCTACGCCTGGGCCGAGGACAAGGAGCACTGCGAGGAGTACGGACGCATGCTGCAGGCCGACCCCGACAAAGTCTCGTCCAAGGCCAAGAAGAGGGGCCTGCCGCAG CTGGGCACGCTGGGGGCGGGAAACCACTACGCCGAGATCCAAGTGGTGGACGAGATCTACGACGATTACGCCGCCAAGAAAATGGGCGTGGACCACAAGGGCCAAGTCTGCGTCATGATCCACAGCGGCAGCCGAGGCCTCGGACACCAGGTGGCCACAG ATGCGCTGGTGGCCATGGAGAAGGCCATGAAGCGAGATAAGATCGTGGTCAACGACCGACAGCTGGCGTGCGCTCGCATCACGTCGCAAGAGGGACAGGACTACCTGAAGGGAATGGCCGCCGCCGGCAATTACGCCTGGGTCAACCGATCGTCCATGACCTTCCTCAGCAGACAG GCTTTTTCCAAGGTGTTTGCCAGCACGCCGGACGACCTGGACATGCACGTTATCTACGATGTGTCGCACAACATCGCCAAAGTGGAGGAGCACATGGTGGACGGGCGCCAGCGCACTCTGCTGGTGCACCGTAAAGGCTCCACCAGGGCCTTCCCTCCCCACCATCCGCTCATCCCCGTCGACTATCAG CTGACTGGGCAGCCGGTTCTGATCGGCGGCACCATGGGGACGTGCAGCTACGTCCTGACAGGCACCGAGAGAGGCATGACGCGCACCTTCGGAACCACCTGCCACGGAGCG GGTCGCGCGCTTTCCCGGGCCAAGTCGCGCCGCAATCTGGACTTCAGAGACGTCCTGGACCAGCTGGCTGACAAAGGCATCGCCATCCGGGTGGCGTCCCCCAAACTGGTCATGGAGGAG GCTCCCGAATCTTACAAGAACGTGACGGACGTGGTGGACACCTGTCACGACGCCGGCATCAGCAGCAAGGCCATCAAGCTGCGACCCATCGCCGTCATCAAAGGCTAG